The proteins below come from a single Triticum aestivum cultivar Chinese Spring chromosome 5D, IWGSC CS RefSeq v2.1, whole genome shotgun sequence genomic window:
- the LOC123120492 gene encoding uncharacterized protein, which yields MPWGSKPTRATTPLIHSLSLPCHSLSLFRSPFSPSLAARRRRFDSGRSQRLPSLSSPEGFGDSDGVDCRQPLAPTQVMANSGGNNESVCDADMDNCRGGCTADAKGWLKRGGGLRALVGSRGEVGMS from the exons ATGCCGTGGGGGTCAAAACCAACGAGGGCAACGACCCCCTTGATCCACTCCCTCTCTCTGCCCTGCCACTCCCTCTCTCTTTTCCGTTcccctttctctccctctctcgccgctcgtcgccgccgcttcGATTCCGGCCGATCCCAGAGATTGCCGTCGTTATCCAGTCCTGAG GGTTTCGGCGACAGCGACGGAGTAGACTGTAGGCAACCCTTGGCTCCAACCCAG GTCATGGCCAATTCTGGAGGCAACAACGAGTCAGTGTGCGATGCGGACATGGAcaactgtcgtggtgggtgcacggcagatgccaagggatggctaaagagaggaggaggcttgagggcactggtgggctccagaggcgaggtcggcatgagctag